The DNA segment TTATCATTCAAGTTCCCTTCATAACCATCTTTGCCAACCTGATTTGGAGCTGTCCATTCATCCATGTTTCCAAGGCCGTTGAGATGTGTATCCACACCCGACAGCAACATTGATCTCGAAGGAGAACAACTGGCATGCGTGTAATAATTGGTAAAACGAACTCCGCTTGAAGCCAATATGTCCAAGTTGGGAGTTTGTATTTCACTACCAAACATGCCTATGTCTGAATACCCCATGTCATCACCAAGAATGACAACAATATTGGGTCTTTTGCTTCCTGCTGGCTTTTCCGAAGATTGGCTGAACATAAATTGTGTCATTGACAACAATACAAACGCAATGGTATATTTTGTATTCATAATTTTTTATATCAGTTAAATAAATATTTTATAATGATGGGAACATTTTTGCATAATGATTCTATCCTTGTGTATCGGATAGATTTTCATTATTTTCAGGCTAACCAAAATCTGGACTTTAATTTAAAAATTGAAACCAAATCGGGCAACTAAACCAGAAGTATCCACATTATACATGAATCGATTTCCGCCACTACCCGTTTCATAATCCAAACTAATCACCCTGTAACCAGCCGTGATTTGGAAAAGTTTTGAAAAACGATACCCTGCATAGGCCTGCATTTGCCAAGCCAAATCGGACCCAATGCCAAACCCTCCTATTTCACCACGGAACTGGTATATAATTTTTTCTCCCGATTTACTGTTTACCCTTGCAATAAGCATGGGATCAAACCAAGTTTTGGTCATGGATTTGCTTTTGGAAGCAGTTCCTCCACCAATAACTTTTTGGTTGATGTCAAGCCCAGAATTGACGGAGTTTAATAGCCCTCCCAATCCTAGTTCGAGCCAAGGCGTTACATTATGTAAACCAGAAACTTCCCATCCCAATTGTTTGGCTGACAATTCACCATTTGCAATTAAAACGCCAGGTTTTACTCCTTGCGCAAGATCCATGTAAAGAAAATCAGAACCAATTGTCCACTTGCCGGTTGATGCTTCTGCATTTAACATGAAACCCATTTTTAGATGCCCCAAAATAGCATTGGAATCGGCATCTACCGTAACATTCGGCAAATCGCCCAAACCAACAGACCCCTTCATGTTGGGAAACATCATGTAAGGTTCAACAATAAATGTCCATTTGTTTGGTGAAGAGGCAGCTGTTCCATTGTCTTGAGCCATTAGATTTTTTGAAACAAGAAGGCAAAGCATCAATGAAAAAAATAAGGGTTTGAAAAAAAGTTTGTTGTCAATCATTTGTAATTATTTATTGCGTTAAATTTCTTTATGCCACTTCAAGAAGGTATTAAAATGGTTCATTCCTATAATTCAATTGCTTAATTATGTGCATTCTGAAACAAAAAAAATCCAAACAAGGAAATTCGAAAGAAGCCAATAAAGGGTTGACAAGAATTTCTAAGTTTGGATTTTAATTTATTATTTGATCGTATATCCTTTTCCTTCAATACAAACCGTAAAGGCTTTCTTGAAGCTATCGGTTTTTGCTTGATCGGTGGCTGTTGCAGTGGCCTGTGCCTGTTGGTTTTGTTGCTCTTGTGCTTTTTTTCCTTGTCTTCTTCCAGCAACGCCACCGGCTATGGCTCCATAAGCCGCACCTTTTCCGGCATCACCACTAACAGAACCGATTGCTGTTCCTACCAAGGCTCCTTTTGCCGCTCCAGTCACGGCTGCACCCGTGGGGCCTTCTTGTTTGGGAGCTGCTTGAGTTTTGGTCGCATTCATCGGGTCAATACCAGATTGTTCCATCGCCCATTTGTAACATTCCAATTCATCTGCTTTTTGTTTGTCGTGACTTTGCCCCTTTGAAGGATAAACAAATAAATTCAAACTCTGCGAAATTTGGTTGTAAGTCATTTTAGAAGGATCCAGTGTAGTAGGCAACGGAGCGGTTTGTGCAAAAAAGGATGGCGAAACACCCAGTATTAAAGCTAGAATAAAAAGTCCTTTTACTGTTTTGGATACATAATTTGTTTTCATTTTTATTTTTTTTAAAATTTATAGTTGATAATTATTTTGCCGGCTTTTATTTCTTTTCGATAGTTACATATTCAATTTTTCCGTTGAATTTTGATGAAGCACCATAATCCGCGACATGTGTCCCATCATCTACACCCACATCTGCCAAATCATCTACAGAGAAAATACCCGGTTGCGTTTTATCGATTCTCTTTTCTATCACCTTTTTACCGTTGACGGTAATGGTACCAAGACCACCTTTACCCATTCCACCGCCATCGTATTTAAAGTCATAAACCAATTTATAGTTTCCTGGTTTTAGTGCTTCAGGGGAAATTATCTGGGTGGATTCTAATCCTAGATAATTGTAGCTAAATGCCGGTTTTCCGTCTTTTATGTACAAAGAAAGCCCACCAAATCGCCCACCTTGGCATACAATCACTCCGTTTCCTTTAGCATCTACTGCCACTTCGGAAGTGATGGTATAAGACTTACCTCTTAGGTCAATAAAAATATCAACACCCATACCTTTCATTCCTTCGCCATAAGTCACGACATTTCTATCGCCCATAGTTGTTGGTCTGCCCATTAATTCGGCATTGGTTCTTTCTAGCAAACGATCATCAATGGGTAACACATGGAGTTTTTCTGCTTGTTGCATGAATAATTCCTGCATTGCTTTCAATTTGTCTGCATTTTTTGAAGCCAAATCTTTTACCAAACTGAAATCTTCATTGGTATTGTACAACTCCCATTTATCATCTTGCAATGTTGTGGCGGGTTTCAATTTCCAAGCTGGTCTATGAATGGTACGTGCAAACCAACCATCTTGATAAATGCCTCGGTTTCCGAACATTTCAAAATATTGAACAGTATGTCTTTCTTTGGCTTTGGCATCGTTGAAAGTATAAGCCAGACTGGTGCCTTCTATTGGATCTTGTTCTATCCCATTAACCATTTTTGGAGCCGGTATTTTTGATACTTCATATACTGTTGGAGCAATGTCAATGACGTGTCCAAATTGGGAACGTATTTCTCCCCTTGCTTTAAAACCTGCTGGCCATTGAATAATCATTCCGTTTCTTGTTCCTCCAAAATCAGAGGCCACTTGTTTGGTATAAGAAAAAGGAGCGTCCATTGCCACTGCCCAACCCGCAGCAAAGTGAGGATAGGTACTTTCAGAACCCCATTCATCATAATGCTTTAACATATCAGGAACGGTTTCTGGAACTCCACTGAAATAGGTCATTTCGCTAAACATTCCATTCATTTGTCCTTCGGCACTCGCTCCATTATCGCCTGCAATAAAAATGACGATAGTGTTATCCATCACTCCCAATTTTTCGATAGACGAAAGAAGTCTTCCTACTTCATGATCCGTTTGTTCTGCAAATCCGGCATATACTTCCATCTGACGGGTAAATAATTTCCTTTCATCGGCTGAAAGTTTATCCCAATCCTTGATATCCACAGGTTTTGGAGCCAATTTGGTTCCCGCTGGCACTATGCCTTGTTTTATTTGTCTTGCCAAAGTTTCTTCTCTAAGCTTATCCCAGCCTTGATCAAATTTTCCTTTGTATTTGTCAATCCATTCTTTTGGCACATGATGCGGAGCATGTGTGGCTCCAGGCGCAAAATACATAAAGAAGGGTTTATCAGGCGATAAAGCTTGCTGATAACTAACCCACGAAACAGCCTGATTGGTCATGTCGGTGGTGAAATGATAATTGGGGTCTTCTGGGGTTTCAACTAGCGTAACTCCATCATAAATAAGCGGTGCCCATTGATTGGTTTCCCCTCCTATAAAACCATAAAATTTCTCGAATCCGGAACGGGTTGGCCAACGATCTTGTGGCCCTGAATTAGATATTTCCCAAGGTGGAGTTTCGTGGTATTTCCCAAAAGCAGCGGTGTTGTAACCATTTTGTCTTAACACTTCGGCCATCGGAGTAATAGTTTGCGGTCTTACAGAGGTATTTCCGGGAAATGTTGTCGCTGCTTCGCCAATACAGCCCATGTTGTTGCTGTGATGGTTATAGCCAGTGAGCAAAGCTACTCTTGTTGGCGAACATAATGAAGTCGTATGAAAACGATTGTACTTGATTCCATTATTGGCCAGTTTGTCCATAGTTGGCGTCTTTACTGCCCCTCCAAAAGTTTCGGTTACCCCAAACCCCATATCGTCTATCAAAATTACGACCACATTCGGAGCTCCTTTGGGGGCGGTAACATTAAAACGTGCAGGAGCGGTTGCATTTCGAACGTCAAGTTCTTTATACGTTTGACGCTTCGGCTCTTTTATGGGAAGAGTTGAACGATCTGGTTCTTGCCCAAACCCGCTAATCGACAATAGGCTGACCGTCAAGATTAACATAATCGACATGGATTTCTGTTTCATATTTATTTAGAATTTGTTTATATAGTAAATATATCCTTAATAATTTGAACTTAAAATAGTTAAAAACAACTATTTTTATTAGCTTTGATTAAGATTTAACCTCTTAAAATCAATCAATATGGAATCGCATCATAACTACAATTTGTTTCACAAATTCATTGAGACCTATTCTCCCACAGGTTTCATTGGAATAAATCCTGATGATTCCTTGATGGCGGAACTGGAAAAAAGAATGGAAACAAGCAATCAATTTTTCCTTGTAGGTGATGTTATTCAATTGAAAATTTTATTTGCAAGCAAAAGAAGTTCTAAAATGATTGGGGTTGAGCCTGAAAACATTACTCCTTATCATTTTTTTGAAGCCACGCATCCCGATGATATTCAAAGACACGGTTTGGCCAGAACCCAATTATTCAAAATGGCCCAAGAATTATTTATTGCCCAAAACGGTTGTTCATTGTTGACTACAAATTTGAAGATTAAGGGTATTAATGAAAAATATGTGTGTCTTCTTTTTCAATGTTATCTGTTTTATTCCAAAAATCCAACAAAAACAGTCTATTTGCTTCAAGTTCACACCAATGTGGATTGGTGCAAAAAAGTAAAAAAAGAAAACCACTATTATGCTGGAAACGATTTATCCTATTTTCAATACCCAGACGAAAAACTTTTACAAATGGGTAATGTTTTCACCAAGCGTGAATTTGAAATCATCAAATTGATAGAATTAGG comes from the Flavobacterium limnophilum genome and includes:
- a CDS encoding glycine zipper domain-containing protein; its protein translation is MKTNYVSKTVKGLFILALILGVSPSFFAQTAPLPTTLDPSKMTYNQISQSLNLFVYPSKGQSHDKQKADELECYKWAMEQSGIDPMNATKTQAAPKQEGPTGAAVTGAAKGALVGTAIGSVSGDAGKGAAYGAIAGGVAGRRQGKKAQEQQNQQAQATATATDQAKTDSFKKAFTVCIEGKGYTIK
- a CDS encoding arylsulfatase, with translation MKQKSMSIMLILTVSLLSISGFGQEPDRSTLPIKEPKRQTYKELDVRNATAPARFNVTAPKGAPNVVVILIDDMGFGVTETFGGAVKTPTMDKLANNGIKYNRFHTTSLCSPTRVALLTGYNHHSNNMGCIGEAATTFPGNTSVRPQTITPMAEVLRQNGYNTAAFGKYHETPPWEISNSGPQDRWPTRSGFEKFYGFIGGETNQWAPLIYDGVTLVETPEDPNYHFTTDMTNQAVSWVSYQQALSPDKPFFMYFAPGATHAPHHVPKEWIDKYKGKFDQGWDKLREETLARQIKQGIVPAGTKLAPKPVDIKDWDKLSADERKLFTRQMEVYAGFAEQTDHEVGRLLSSIEKLGVMDNTIVIFIAGDNGASAEGQMNGMFSEMTYFSGVPETVPDMLKHYDEWGSESTYPHFAAGWAVAMDAPFSYTKQVASDFGGTRNGMIIQWPAGFKARGEIRSQFGHVIDIAPTVYEVSKIPAPKMVNGIEQDPIEGTSLAYTFNDAKAKERHTVQYFEMFGNRGIYQDGWFARTIHRPAWKLKPATTLQDDKWELYNTNEDFSLVKDLASKNADKLKAMQELFMQQAEKLHVLPIDDRLLERTNAELMGRPTTMGDRNVVTYGEGMKGMGVDIFIDLRGKSYTITSEVAVDAKGNGVIVCQGGRFGGLSLYIKDGKPAFSYNYLGLESTQIISPEALKPGNYKLVYDFKYDGGGMGKGGLGTITVNGKKVIEKRIDKTQPGIFSVDDLADVGVDDGTHVADYGASSKFNGKIEYVTIEKK
- a CDS encoding response regulator transcription factor; its protein translation is MESHHNYNLFHKFIETYSPTGFIGINPDDSLMAELEKRMETSNQFFLVGDVIQLKILFASKRSSKMIGVEPENITPYHFFEATHPDDIQRHGLARTQLFKMAQELFIAQNGCSLLTTNLKIKGINEKYVCLLFQCYLFYSKNPTKTVYLLQVHTNVDWCKKVKKENHYYAGNDLSYFQYPDEKLLQMGNVFTKREFEIIKLIELGLSSEEIAQKLFLSLYTINAHRANILKKSGKTRLSELVYDLMEQGRI